The Rheinheimera mangrovi genome contains the following window.
TGAGTTTGCCCGCTTGTCTGGCCCGCTATCAATTGCCTGAAGTGACAGAGCATCATGCCTTATCTGATGCCTTTGGCTGCGCTCAGTTACTACTGGCACAGTTAAAAACCAGAGGAACGTCCTGTACTTTGGCTGAGCTTTTTCAACAAAGCCGCTAAAAGCTAGATGAACTATGTAAGGACGGGTGACTAGAGATTCAGGAACCAAAGCAGGTTGCACGCCGCTTTAGGGGAACAAAAAACTAATCACCCGGTTTTACTTATTGCGCAGAGCCATGTACATTCCATTGTCACAATAGCGGGCGCAGAATGTTACTTTGTACCAAAACCAATTAAAAGTAAACATTATTTGATGAAAAAACAGCTTCATATAGCATCTAAATCTAGACAATCGCATCATTATTGCTTATTAATATGTTACCAAGTAACAACGAAGTGCCTTTATTTATGCATAGTTTGTATTGCCTGCTCCTGTCGCTTTTACTGCAAAGCCTGTTGTTGAGTTCAGCCTGGGCGCAACTTCCTGTATTGCCTTATCCAAAACAGCTGGAACTCAGACAGGGTCATTTTGTGTTTGATAAGCAGTTTAACGTGCAACTCCCTGCCGGACATCCTGAATTCAAAATCCTGGTTGAACGATTTATTCAGCAGAGCACTATCAATACAGCGTTAAAGTTCGAAGCAGATAACAGAGCGCATTTAGTTATACAGCTCAATGCTGAATACACAACAACAGCGCAGCAACAGGAAGCATACCAACTTGAAGTCAACAGTAATCACATTCTGCTAAGCGCCAAGCATGCCACTGGAGTATTGCGCGGCTTGCAAACTCTGCAGCAACTAGTTCAGCGCCAGTCAGTACAGACTGTTATACCCAACCTAAGTATTGAAGATGAGCCGCGTTTTAGCTGGCGGGGGTTATTACTCGACCCGGCAAGACGTTTTTTGCCTTTAGCTGATATCAAACGTCAGTTGGATCTGATGGCAGCAGTCAAACTTAATGTACTGCATCTGCATTTAACCGATGATCAGGGTTGGCGCTTTGAATCGAAAATTTTCCCTAAGCTGCATCAAACGGGCGGCAAAGACGGCTATTACACTCAGAATGAATTACGGGAACTGGTGTTGTATGCCAAAGAACGTGGCATTCGTGTGGTACCTGAAATTGATATGCCAGGCCATACCACGGCTTTAGGTCTGGCGTATCCGCAGTTGATGACAGCTCCAGCCCCCACTGCCGCAGAAATTCATTGGGGTGTACATGCTGCGGTGTTAGACCCATCCAACGAGCAGGTGTATTCCTTTTTACAACAATTACTTGCTGAGGTAGCCCAGATATTTCCTGATCCTTATCTTCATATAGGTGGCGATGAGGTACTCCCCGACCGCTGGCTTGAAAATCCGGGTGTACAGGCTTTTATGCGACAGCAACAGTTAGCGGATGCCGGCGCTTTGCAGGCTTATTTTAATCGCCGTGTCGAACAACTTCTGCAACCTTTGGGTAAAACCATGATTGGCTGGGATGAAGTACTGGATGATCAGTTACCAAACTCAGTGGTGGTGCAGTCCTGGCGTGGCACTGAATCTTTATTTCAGGCCGCAGAGGCGGGTCACCCCGCTATTTTATCCACCGGTTTTTATTTGGATCAGCCTCAAACTGCAGCGTACCATTATCGCAACGAGCCTTTACCTGATGTGGTGATGGCACCACAAGCGAAGGAGATTAAAAGCTGGTCTGGCTGGAGTTTTCAATTCGAGCGTAAACGAGGTGCTGCTGTGACAGGTACAGTGTATCTGGTGCAGTTAAAAGCCGGCACAGTTCGCGGTTTTATCCAGTTTCCCGGAAAAATGCTGATTGAAGCCAAAGCCCTGCACCAGCAAGGCAAACATATCTATTTTCAGTTTGATAGCTGGATGGGGCCTGTATTGGCCAGGTTACAGTTGTCAGACGCTGTTCAGGGCGAATTCGTGGTAGGGAATGCTCCTTATCAGATCACAGGCCAGGCTTTAGCGTCACAGGCAGTCTTACCCATTCAGTTTGCAAAAAACCTGAGCGACAAAGCAAAGCAGCAGGTTTTAGGCGGTGAAATCGCCTTATGGGGTGAGCTTATTACGCCGGATATAATAGATCTTCGTTTATGGCCAAACGGATTTGCAGTCGCTGAACGACTCTGGTCAGCACAAAGCCAAAAGGATGAACAAGACTTCTATCAACGACTGGATTACGTGCAGCTGTGGGCACAGCAATTTATCGGGTTAAAAAACCAGCAGCAACAAATTCAGGGCTTGAAGCAGCTATT
Protein-coding sequences here:
- a CDS encoding beta-N-acetylhexosaminidase, whose translation is MLPSNNEVPLFMHSLYCLLLSLLLQSLLLSSAWAQLPVLPYPKQLELRQGHFVFDKQFNVQLPAGHPEFKILVERFIQQSTINTALKFEADNRAHLVIQLNAEYTTTAQQQEAYQLEVNSNHILLSAKHATGVLRGLQTLQQLVQRQSVQTVIPNLSIEDEPRFSWRGLLLDPARRFLPLADIKRQLDLMAAVKLNVLHLHLTDDQGWRFESKIFPKLHQTGGKDGYYTQNELRELVLYAKERGIRVVPEIDMPGHTTALGLAYPQLMTAPAPTAAEIHWGVHAAVLDPSNEQVYSFLQQLLAEVAQIFPDPYLHIGGDEVLPDRWLENPGVQAFMRQQQLADAGALQAYFNRRVEQLLQPLGKTMIGWDEVLDDQLPNSVVVQSWRGTESLFQAAEAGHPAILSTGFYLDQPQTAAYHYRNEPLPDVVMAPQAKEIKSWSGWSFQFERKRGAAVTGTVYLVQLKAGTVRGFIQFPGKMLIEAKALHQQGKHIYFQFDSWMGPVLARLQLSDAVQGEFVVGNAPYQITGQALASQAVLPIQFAKNLSDKAKQQVLGGEIALWGELITPDIIDLRLWPNGFAVAERLWSAQSQKDEQDFYQRLDYVQLWAQQFIGLKNQQQQIQGLKQLLPATYLADFLIVAETLEPAHYYHRLHEKSEAGLYHQQAPLNQLVDFLPAEHQAMRRFEQDVALWLEQKKPEQLKRLQQKLQRWQKAAQALSAAPDTALTPLFIQTAQLCQAGLAVSASIAASQKLSLAERQKIELQLDKAKAIQQELIIALHRSIAALLQASPHRLH